TGCAGAGAAACGTACCCACCCTCTGCTCTTCAGCCACCGCATTTACGTCAGAGCAAACACCATTAGGGTTAACAGCAACCGCGTGGGTACCCCAATGCAGAGTTCCAGTTGGAACCAATTGCAGGCACCCTTTTTCACATCCACCTGTGTAACATTGTGCATTTTactcttcccccctcataGTCGGTTTCAACAGCGGACATGTGGTCACCAAGAGGAACCTCAAAAAGAGCATCAAGAAGAAGCCAaagtccaaaaaaaaggaactcaTAAATGACGTCGTGAGAGAAATAACCGGATTTAGTCCATATGAAAAAAGATTAATCGAATTGATCAAAATCGGTACCTCTGCTGCCACGAAGAGAAGCCTAAAATATGCcaagaaaaaattgggcaCTCATAAAAGGGGCAAGGCCAAGAGggaagaaatacaaaaaattgtcaTTATGCAGAGAAGAAAGGCCGCAACGGAGAAGCACTAAGGGGGGACCACGAGaaggcgggaaaaaaaagaaagaaagaagagAAGCAGTTGGAGGAACGCGAGGCTGCCTTCCCTCACCGTTTATGCTACACGCAGCAATTATCCATTTCTTGTGaacttttttccattttatccTACCTCTACGTATCGTCCAGaagcttccccttttggggggggggacctCCACTGTTCTGTCCCGTTGCTTGAAggcgcatatgcatacgtgtaTTAACGGTACATATTAGTATGCATATGACTCTTCATtgtttcccccattttttactcCCTCTTTTGCCCATCCGCATACGTTCTTGGCATGATGCTCAAAACCTACATTTCTGAATTACCTAcctttttgcccattttttttttttttttaaattccatGAATTTTTACACACACGTTGCGCGAACATCGTTGTGTCGCTCGAATAACTGAAAGGAAATTTTAATGCAGGAATAAAAAATCGAAAGTGGAAAGATTTTCTCCGTGGTAAAATTAGCCAAGTGCACATGGTGCCAACCGGCGTGATGCCAAATGAATGTTCCCCATCGCGCTGTTCCCAAATATGCAGCAAAGGCAAAGGTGTCGATTCGTCCATCCGGTACTCCACCCCAATGTAGCGCATCGCCGTGCCATTAAATTTTGCTAAGCGGCGacgtatgtatgtaaaaTTGCGCTCAACATGAGAAAGCTTCGGAATTAGTCCCCCTTTTAAGCGTCAGCCCAAAATTCCACCCCCCTTTCAAACTCACTGATGCTACATAAAGATGAAAAAGTTCCTTTGGGAGAATGGCGTGGTAAGgaatgaaaagagaaaataagcAAAGCAGAACGTGTGTTTCGTGCCACATATGTATGACTGGAGCCTCCCCGTGGCAACGTCACTTTTTAGCAAAGCTGATGAAATAGCGCCTTGACTGCTTCGCATCTTCGCATCTTCTCATTTTCTGTGTTAATTCGCTATTTGACCGACGCGGTGtagtgtgcatttttttctttccctatTCCCCAGGGGCTAAGCTGAACGCGCACACGGGCCCGTGCTCGTCTGCGGGCCGGACGCTCGTGGGTTCCCCATCGCGAACGTTGCACGTGTACAGTGTGATGCGCTTCTCAACGGCGCATTGTCCAGCGTTGCCTCGCTCGGTACACGGTGCCCGCGCCTCTCcatcgccgcttcaccgctttaccgctttaccACTTCACCgattcaccgcttccccacctCCCCACCTCAGAAAGTCTCCTTCGGCGTGCTGGGCATAATTTACGTCCTCTACCTGAAGCGGTTTCTGATCCAGGAATGGGGGATAtaccaaatgaagaaaagggagagagaCATAACCACCAAcaaaattcaaatttatGAAGACcacgaaaatgtgaagcacATTTTGGACGAGGAGAAGAGCAAAACACACCGGAGGGCGTTCGACTATGGAAGGAAGGGTTGAGCGGCGAGCCAGGGGGATGAACTAACGACCCAAAATTGTTCCGCCTtcgttttccattttggcgaAGCAAAGAGAGacggaagagaaaaaaagcagctgCGTCGTAACGGATGTGTATTTGTTTCACAAGTGGAGTGAAACACCTCTCCTCGTTgtagttcccttttttttttcttccatttgtgcGCCCCTTTTTGATGTCATCTGGAATGGTCAATTTATCGAACGAGCCTCCATTATGGGCAAGACGTTACTGTGTGCAATTTGGCACATCCTTACATCTCCACCTGAACGGCTAAGTCAActtgtgtgtgcatgtacacAGGTCAGCAATCTTTAAAACGAAGTGTAAcgttctcccctttttacgtttttatgGATCGAATTCGCCActcgtttctttt
The DNA window shown above is from Plasmodium vivax chromosome 9, whole genome shotgun sequence and carries:
- a CDS encoding 60S ribosomal protein L36, putative (encoded by transcript PVX_091145A), which encodes MGRKSTIKPATGIAVGFNSGHVVTKRNLKKSIKKKPKSKKKELINDVVREITGFSPYEKRLIELIKIGTSAATKRSLKYAKKKLGTHKRGKAKREEIQKIVIMQRRKAATEKH
- a CDS encoding hypothetical protein (encoded by transcript PVX_091150A), which encodes MKKFLWENGVKVSFGVLGIIYVLYLKRFLIQEWGIYQMKKRERDITTNKIQIYEDHENVKHILDEEKSKTHRRAFDYGRKG